In Candidatus Poribacteria bacterium, the DNA window GATGCCGCACTGCAACTGAGTGGCAACACTCCAATTGATATCGTCCTGTTCATTGACAGCAGCAAAAGCATGGGCGAGAAACTTCCGCATTTTTTGAAGCAACTTGATCTCCTTGTTCGCGATTTGGATAACGCGCTTATAGATTATCAGATGGGAGTGGTGCGTTTCCGATCGCGTGCCTCTGTAAACATCGTCAACGTTTTCAATCCACCACAAACGCTTAAACAGGTTCGGAAAATCGTTGAACTGCCGTGTCAAGACGATGAAATGTTATTGGATGCCGTAGCGGAAGGACTCCGACGGCTAAAACTTCGTCCGAAGGCCCAACCCTATTTCATTCTGATTACGGACGAACCCGCGGAGGGTGAATACTCAGCACTCGCGATTATCCAAATGTTACAACAAAAACATGTTCTCGTCAGCGTTGTTGGGACTTACGACGATTTCCAACAACAGGTAGCAATCCAAACTGGTGGGGTCTGGGTGCCGATCCCAAAGGGACACACCACAAACAACTCATATTGGTAAAGGATTAATATTGAAGATCGCAGTTCTCGTTTCTGGGAGTGGAACTAATCTGCAAACCCTGATTGAGCAGTTACATCAAGATGAGACGAGTGGTATTAAGATCGCAGTGGTAATTAGCGACCGGTGGAAGGCTTATGCACTCACACGAGCGAAGCGCGCCGGTATACCGACACACGTTGTTAGCGTTCAGGATTATGAAACCCGTGTCGATTTTGACGCAGAGATTTCAAAACTCGTCGAACACTATGGTGTAGAATTAATAGTCCTCGCTGGCTTTATGAAGTTGTTTCAACCTTCCTTTGTGCAGAAGTACCAGAACCGGATTATCAACGTCCATCCAACGCTTTTACCAGCATTTCCGGGCGCGCATCCCGTTGCTGATACATTCGCATACGGTGTGAAGATCGCGGGTGTCACCGTTCATTTTGTTGATGAGGGTGTGGATTCGGGTCCCATTATTGCACAGTCGGCTGTTCCTGTTCTGGATACGGACGATGAGGAAAGTTTACACAACAGGATTCAGGTTGAGGAGCATAAACTCTACCCCGAAGTGATCAAATGGTACGCGCAAGGGAAACTGAAGATTGAGGGACGAAAAGTCATTGTAGAATCGTCTGAATCAGGATTTTAGGAGTTTGTAGGAGCGATTTTTACTCGCGACTCTTTACCAAAAACGCAGCCTGCAACAACGGCACAGGGTTTTTGCAAACGCTAAAATCCAATGCGAAGAAAGTGTTTCTTCAACTCGAACACGGAAACCATCAAAATCCAAACCCGCTTCACTTACCCGCAAGGTAAAATTAAAAGATGTTAGCAATTTCAACACTGTGGAACGCTTTGAAGCAACAGGACGGTGCAGCCCTGTTCGATGTGCTTAAAAATCTCGGCTTTGAAACGATCGAACTTAGCAGACATCTCACACCGGATCAGGTAGAGCAGCTCAAACCCTATCTCCGAGAAAACCCACCCTGTTCGATCCATAACTTCTGTCCCGTCCTCCCCGGAATACCGCAAGCTAAGGCGGAGCAGGACAAAATTCTACTTTCGAGTCTGAATACAGACGAACGGAAAGAGGCGGTCCGTCGCACCATCCAAACAATGGAACTCGCTGTTGAATTAGAGGCACCCATTGTCGTCCTTCACTTGGGCGAAGTTGATACCTATGACAGGTCCTATTTGATGAGAGACTTATACAATTACGGCGAGCGCGAGTTTGAAGCCTTCGATCAGAAAGTGACCGAAGCCACAGAGTGGCGAAAACGCAAGGAAACGAAACATCAAGACGCAGTGTTACGGAGTCTCGATGAAATTAACGAGTCTGCTCTGAAGATGGAGCTCTACATCGCTATTGAGAATCGACCGCATTACTACCAAATTCCGAATTTTGACGAGGTTGGGCTGTTTTTTGAGGAGTTTTACGGCAGTCCAATGCGTTACTGGCACGACATAGGACACGCTGCGTTACAGGAAAAATTCGGCGTGTGCTGGGCAGATAGATGGCTTGAACATTATGCAGAGCACCTTATCGGTGTAAATCTGCACGATCTGAAAGGGCTTGAGGCGTATCATCCACCAGGGACCGGGGAATTGGAGTGGGACGAACTTTTTCAGCAGCTTCCTTCGGATGTCTTGAAGGTATTGGAAATTCGTCCCTGCGAAGAGGAACTCGTGATAGAAGCACGAGATTTATGTGAATCCTTATCACAAGCAAACAAGCAGCCCGATGTTTAGAACGACTCCAAAAGCTACTTACTTCTTCACCCAAGTTGAACACGATATTCTGAAATCCGTGTGTACTTATATGGTGGGAGCTTCAGGCGACACTGCATTCGATAGCCCAGTGATCGTGATTGATACGTTCGTCCAGCAATTGCCAAAAGCGTTACGCAAACAACTCCGTTTTGGACTCCATCTATTCCAATGGGGCCCGCCACTTTTCATCGGGAAACCGTGCCGTTTTACACAACTCGTTCCGCGTGATGCGGTGAGATATATCGAAAGTTGGGCAAAGAGCCGTTTCAAAGTCCGACGACGCCTTTTCCGAGGCTTACGCGACATCGCTTTTCTCGGTTTTTATAGCAATCAGCCATCAGCAGAATAGCGGTCAGCAGCGCATAAAATTATGACAACTCCCACAAAAACCTCTTACCGACTGTCGATTGCTGATTGCTGTCAGCCATTCTTCACTTCCTTATCAACATCTTCCGGGTAGCCGTGAAATCGCCTGCGGTGAGCGTAAAGAAATAGACACCACTCGCAACTGACTCACCCACAGCGTTTTTCCCATCCCAATACGCCGCACGGCTCCGGTACTGATAGATACCCGCAGGTTGATACCCCAATGCTAACGTTCGGACTAACACACCACTCGCAGCGTAGATACGGATCGTGACTTCCGCGGGTTCTGCGAGGTGATAGGGTATCCATGTCTCTGGGTTGAACGGATTCGGATAGTTGTGGAGTAAAGCTGTCTCCTCTGGAATGAACAGAGCCAAAAGCTGCTCAAGATTCGCAATCGCTTGTCGGAAGGCGATGGAACCGTCATCTTCAATCTGCGCCTGTGCTATCCATGCCTGAATCGTCGCTGGATCCAATCCCAAGCTACCTATAGCAATATTGGAAGGTGCGGCTGGTGCGCTTGATTCACCTAAATGTTGCGCCACAGCGATCAGGTCTAAGACGTTAATAGTTCTGTCGCCGTTTACATCGGCTTGGGAGTTCAGGGACGCAGCGGTGCCTAAGTGTTGCGCCACCGCAATCAGATCGAGAACATTCACTTGACCATCCTGATTTACATCCCAAGCAGGAAACGCACGGCGATCAACAGTGATGACGAGTTCGGGGACGTTCAAAGGAATTGCCGCAGTGCTGCTATCTCCAGCATGAAGATTGCTGAGTCTTATTCGTGTTTCCGCGACAGCCTTTGCTGTGAATGTGACCGATAGCAATGTTCCTGTGCCGTTGATGCCACCACTGAGTCGTGCGGAACTTATTTGGGTGATTTCACCCTTTTGATTATCAATCGTGCCTCTCAAAAAGAAGGTGCCTTCGCCTCCTGTTTTCAGAAAATCGCCTTCGTTTACCTCAACTGCCTCAAGCACGTCAGGATCAAACGTAATATCGGTTTGCCAGCCTGCTAAATCTACAATCTTTTCTGCGCTGAGACGAAGGGTGAAGGTATCCCCAAAAGGAACAGGCGTTCCATCCGTAGAAAGAGAAAATCCGGTATCACTCGCATCGGAAGTGGATGTGGACGCGGTGGACGGAGCACCGACAGTAATAATAGTATCAGGGGAACGCGACAGAATTGTCTTACCAAGACTTGAACCTGCCTGGAACTCGCGCAGTGCCACTCGTGTTTCTCCGGCAGCCTTTGCCGTGAATGTAATCGACAGTAGCGTCCCTGCACCGTCTACACCGCCTTGGGAGATCCGCGCCGAACTTATACCAGCGATTTTACCTTTTTGATTATCAATCGTGCCTTTCCGAAAGTGGGTGCGTCCACTCTTCTGCTTCAGGAAGTTGCCTTCGCTCACGCTGTTTGCTTTGAGTACATTCGGATCAAACGTAATATCCGCTTGCCATCCCGCTAAGTCAGTGATATTGTTTGTCTTCAACTGGAGGGTGAACGTCTTGTTAATCCCGATCTGTGTTGCTTGTGTAGACAAAGAGAATTGCTCAGGGGCAGCGAACACCGTATATTCGGCATCAGGTGCGAACCCGAAATGGCCGGCCCACCCACCGCCCCATTCATGAATAGCAACTAACAACACATTTTTTCCTTGTTTAAGCGTGACCGGGAAGGACCGTTCATAATCATGTGCCCACCCTTCACCGAGTTTCTCGTCAACTAATCCTCCATTGAGCCAAACTTTGTGGTTATCATCACTCCCAGCAAACATTTTTGTGTTCTGCGCACGCGGTGAATTCAAGGTGATTGAACCGTAAATCACATACTGACGGTTACCCTCTTTTGATATATTGAGAACTTCCAATAGACGGTTGATGTTATTGTCATCTGCGGAGACTTCTTGGGATATCCAGACGCTATCCCCAACGGATTCCCCGGCCGCCGCACCATGGGTAGCAATTTTCCGCTCCGTTACATCGCCACCACTTGCACGGGCAAGCAAATCTGCGGTCCGGAAAGTGTCAAATTCTGCTCCCGGAAACAGCATCCACAACCAGGGTCCTGTTATTTTCGGGCCCCCTTGCACAAAAAATCCGGGGTTGTCTTGTGTTCGGATAGATATCTTATCGGACAACCTTTTTAGCGGGGAAAAATCGGATATCACATTGTTCTGAAGGTTGAGGTGTTCCAAGTTGGTTAACCCAGCAAGTGGCGAGACATCCGATATGACATTGCCGTTAAGTTCCAATCTTTTCAAACGCGTTAACTTTGCCAGAGGGGATACATCTGATATGACGTTACGCTCAAGATTCAACTCCGTCAAACTTCCTAAGCCCTCCAGCCCAGAGACATCTGAGATACGGGTATCCCTGATGACCAACCTTCTCAGTGTTTTTAACCCCTTTAAAGACGGCAGCTCCGATATCGACGCGTTATCCCCAAATTCAAGCCATTGCAGTCTGGGTAACTTTGCTAAAGGAGCAAAGTTGGAGACATCAGTGCGCAGAGCATCTATGCCTTCCAAACTCAGTAATCCGGTGAGGGACACCACGTTAGAGACAGGATTGCCCGCAATCCCGAGTCCGTTCAACTTCACTAACCCCTTCAATGGAGATAAATCGGTGATTTGGTTCTCCTCAAGTCCCATCCACTCTACATTGATTAACTTCGCAAGTGGAGAGACATCGGTTATCCGATTTCCACGCAGTTTGATATTGTTCAGACGTGTCAATCCTGACAGCGGCGAAAGGTCGGATATCACATTATGACGAAACTCTATCCGTTCCAGTCGCGTCGCTGCCTCAAGTCCGATTAGATTACGAATGCCAGCCTCATCTGCTTCAAGACGCTCCAGTCTTGCCATATCTGCCGCCGTAATCAAGGTCCCAGCGGGTTTACCGAGTGCCGATTCAACCGCAGTGCGAAGGTTTACGTCCGGGATGGAAACCAGATCGCCGGGTTTCAGGTCGTCTACAGGCGTTGGCGGTCTTACGGTGTTTTCAGGAGAGTTCAGCGCAGAAACCACATCAGAAAAGTTAGACGTCCATGCATCCCGTTTGACGTTACCGTTCGCACTCTCCAGTGTTCGTAAGCCGAGACGTTGTAAACTCGGTTTTTCACGAATCTTCGCAATGAATGTTTCCGTTTCTAAACCAATGGCAGCGGCAGCATGTGCCGCATCCACAGGATTTTCAAACGCTTTATAAAAACGATACACAGGTTCAATACCACCAAAAACATCGCCCGTCGCTTCAAGGGCGCGTCGGTAAGTTTGTGTATCTTCGCTCAAGAGTTCGTCCATTTTTGCTTTTGCTACATACAAACGCAACGCCTGCACTTTCGCAGCACTCTCTGGGGCTCTCATAACAACCACACGCACGTCATCCTCAAAGGTTTTCATCCCCTCTGTGTGGCAACCGATACAAGAAATACCGTTCCGAACAATGCCATCTCTCTCATCGGGATTTGAAACAATCGTTGTCGGGGCGGCATCAATACGACTCCCCGATGCGTCAGAGATATAGTATGCCTGCAACCCATTGGGAAGATTGAAGATAATCTCACCACCATCATGCCTGAACGTCAGTGGATGGTCAATGATGTTTTGCACACCCACATTCCCAGCAAAATCGTAACTTTTCCAATACGCCCCGTGTTGAAATCTGTGGCGTTCGACGACCCGATTGTTTTCTGACACACCGGAATCGTTGAGACCCGCACGCCAGACGCGAACCCCCGGCGCGCTTTGGAGATTTCTTTGGACATCTATCCCCAGTTCTCTTTCGAGTTCACGATCGGTTTCAGGGAGATCCAGAATGTCATGATAGAGCGGTGGGAGTGAAGCCGTCGCAAGGAACCAGTCCGCGTGAACGAACGGCACATCGCACTCCATCTCTTCGCGTAGGTCGGTCAATTTCTTAAGTAAACCGGCTTGCGTTTCCGAATCAAATTCAATACTATAGGGATACTCCTGTTCAATCTGTGTCCACGCATCGTTTCTGACATCCCACTCGTAGCGGCGAAGGTCGATATAGAAAATAGTTTTCCTTGCGTCAATCGGAACCGGCTTGACGATTTCGGAGCCCCAAGAGAGACTGTTCACCAGTTTTGAGAGCGCAAGCTGATACGCACGAAGCGTTTCTGGACTTTCACCAGCGTTATAGAGATGCGTCGTCGTAAAGTAGCGTGCCGAGGCACGATCAAACCTCGGCAGTGATTCGACATGCTTCTTGATGGTATCAAGCATTGCGTCCATCGGAATAAAATTAACATCATGTTCGACTTCCCAACTCGGCGCGCCGGCTTGAATCCAATTACCGAGGGTGAGAATCGCTGCGGGAGGAAGTTGCGGTTGTCCTAACGGCATCCGTTTCGCGGGATCTTTGTCAAGCAGCCGTCTATAGAGTTCGGATTCAATCGGTTTCCGCCGAACGACTGCTCCACTATCTACCAACTGTGATGCCGATTCAATGACGAAATTTTCGGTGAAGGCACCGTGGGGTCCGTGGCAGTCAAAGCAACTCTGTTCAAGGATCAGATACGCCTCTTGTGCGAGATCCTGCTGCGCCTCAGCGATTTGATGTACCCAGATAAACGTTAACACGAGGCTAATTATGATGAGATTCTTCATGTATTTTTCTTCCTTTTCTTAGATGGCTTTGGGCTGCACTTCCTTATTTCATTATCAACATTTTTCGCGTCGCCGTGAAATCGCCAGCGATGAGCGTATAGAAATATATTCCGCTTGCGACCGACTCACCGACTGCGTTCTTCCCATCCCAATACACCGCACGATTTCGTTGATGATACAGTCCTGCAGGCTGATGCCCCAAATTCAACGTCCGAACCAAAGTCCCGCCTATCGTATAGATATGCAATGTAACTTCGGCGGGTTCGGACAACTGATACGGTATCCATGTCTCTGGGTTGAACGGGTTTGGGTAGTTGGCGAGCAATTGTGTCTCACGCGGAGTCATCAATGCTAAAAGGCGTTCGAGATTGGCAATACCCTGTTGGAATGCAAGCGAACCATCATTTTCAATCTGTGCTTGTGCTATCCATCCGCGTATTATCGCTGGATCTAATCTCATATCGCCTATTGCAAGAGCAGAAGGAGCAGCCGAAACGCCGCTGAGTTCGCCAAGATGCTGTGCAACAAGAACGAGGTCTGAGATATTACGCCTTCCATCTTTGTTTACATCCGTTCGCGCGTTCGTAGATCTGAGCTTTCCGAAGTCTTGTCCTACCAGAATCAGATCCAGAATGTTTGTCTCTCCATCTCTGTTGACATCCCATGCGGGTATTTGGACGGTAAATTTCTTCCCAATCGGGTTCACTGTATAGTCGGTGTCTTTTGCGAACCCGAAGAAACCGCTGAACGCGCCATGTCCCCGGTTGTCAACGGCGACCAATAACACGTTTGTGCCCTGTTTCAACGTGACAGGGAACGCATCTTGGTAATCACCGGCCCCCCGCTCGGTCGGATTGTAGTGGACGACCTCACCATTGAGCCAAACTTTAACGCCATCACCACTGCCGACGAGCATCGTCGTCTCCTGTTTCCGCGGAGAATTCAACGTAGCAGAACCGTAAACGACGTGGTCATATACCTCCGAACCACTTCCCCAGCCGAGGGCATCTGTCATCTCGTTGATGTTATCCCCTCCCACGGGGGCAAGATTGTGTGCCGTCCATTTGCTGCCCCCGACGGGTTTTCCCTCTGTTGCGCCGAAGGTGGACACCTTCACCTCTGTAGCCGCCCCTTTGCTGGCTTTTTCCAGAAGGTCTGCGTTAGAAACGCCTGCCCCGGGCACGATTGCCCATAACCAGGGTCCCACTATCTTCGGACCGGCTTCTGGGAAAGCAGAGTTAACGAAATCCGAGTGTAAGATAGATGTTGTCGCGGAAAATCGCTCCAACTGAGACGCATCGATGCCAGTGTTCTCGGCGAGTCCCATCCATGTCAGGTTCGGTAGGGGAGCCAGCGCGGAGACATCCGTTATTGCGGCGTTTTGGCTCAGATCAAGCCACGTTAAATTATCCAATGTTGCGAGGGGAGATACGTCTGATACTCTATTGTCCCGGAGGTCCACCCAGGTCAAGTTGTTTAGCCCTTCAAGCGGGGATAGATCCGATATCTGATTGTGTTCAAAACTCAGGCGTGTCAAGTTTGTTAACCCCTTCAAGGGAGACAGGTCGGAAACTTCGTTTCCGGGGAGGTAAAGTTCTTTTAAACCCTTGGCATCAGCTAAGGACGACAGGTCGGATATCCCGCCACCGCAGACGTTTATCTCTCTGAGTTTCGGCAATTTCGCGATACCGGCAAGGTTCACGATAGGCGTGCCCCACCCGTGAAAATTACGCAAGTTCGTTAATCCTGAAAGGGGTGCCAGGTCCGCCAGCGGATTATCGCTCATCCCTATCCATTCCAGTTTCACCAATCCTGCAAGGGGCGATAAATCGGATATGGCGTTATGGTGGAGCGATATACCTCTCAGGTTGATTAACCCTTCAAGCGGTGAGAGATCGGTTATCAAATTACGCCCAAGATGTAGTTCCTCCAAACTGATCAATTTTTCAAGTCGTGGGAGATCGGTTATTACATTTTCTTCCAACCCTATGTGACGCAGTTTTGT includes these proteins:
- a CDS encoding phosphoribosylglycinamide formyltransferase, producing the protein MKIAVLVSGSGTNLQTLIEQLHQDETSGIKIAVVISDRWKAYALTRAKRAGIPTHVVSVQDYETRVDFDAEISKLVEHYGVELIVLAGFMKLFQPSFVQKYQNRIINVHPTLLPAFPGAHPVADTFAYGVKIAGVTVHFVDEGVDSGPIIAQSAVPVLDTDDEESLHNRIQVEEHKLYPEVIKWYAQGKLKIEGRKVIVESSESGF
- a CDS encoding leucine-rich repeat domain-containing protein; this encodes MQLAKTQHIFVCTLGLCAVLFLIPLTTSAQTVNIPDTNLRAAIAEALGKAPNARITVDEMTTLRELHAVSIDIKNLAGLEAAVNLEDLNLHNNAISDISPLTGLTKLRHIGLEENVITDLPRLEKLISLEELHLGRNLITDLSPLEGLINLRGISLHHNAISDLSPLAGLVKLEWIGMSDNPLADLAPLSGLTNLRNFHGWGTPIVNLAGIAKLPKLREINVCGGGISDLSSLADAKGLKELYLPGNEVSDLSPLKGLTNLTRLSFEHNQISDLSPLEGLNNLTWVDLRDNRVSDVSPLATLDNLTWLDLSQNAAITDVSALAPLPNLTWMGLAENTGIDASQLERFSATTSILHSDFVNSAFPEAGPKIVGPWLWAIVPGAGVSNADLLEKASKGAATEVKVSTFGATEGKPVGGSKWTAHNLAPVGGDNINEMTDALGWGSGSEVYDHVVYGSATLNSPRKQETTMLVGSGDGVKVWLNGEVVHYNPTERGAGDYQDAFPVTLKQGTNVLLVAVDNRGHGAFSGFFGFAKDTDYTVNPIGKKFTVQIPAWDVNRDGETNILDLILVGQDFGKLRSTNARTDVNKDGRRNISDLVLVAQHLGELSGVSAAPSALAIGDMRLDPAIIRGWIAQAQIENDGSLAFQQGIANLERLLALMTPRETQLLANYPNPFNPETWIPYQLSEPAEVTLHIYTIGGTLVRTLNLGHQPAGLYHQRNRAVYWDGKNAVGESVASGIYFYTLIAGDFTATRKMLIMK
- a CDS encoding TIM barrel protein, giving the protein MLAISTLWNALKQQDGAALFDVLKNLGFETIELSRHLTPDQVEQLKPYLRENPPCSIHNFCPVLPGIPQAKAEQDKILLSSLNTDERKEAVRRTIQTMELAVELEAPIVVLHLGEVDTYDRSYLMRDLYNYGEREFEAFDQKVTEATEWRKRKETKHQDAVLRSLDEINESALKMELYIAIENRPHYYQIPNFDEVGLFFEEFYGSPMRYWHDIGHAALQEKFGVCWADRWLEHYAEHLIGVNLHDLKGLEAYHPPGTGELEWDELFQQLPSDVLKVLEIRPCEEELVIEARDLCESLSQANKQPDV
- a CDS encoding leucine-rich repeat domain-containing protein, yielding MKNLIIISLVLTFIWVHQIAEAQQDLAQEAYLILEQSCFDCHGPHGAFTENFVIESASQLVDSGAVVRRKPIESELYRRLLDKDPAKRMPLGQPQLPPAAILTLGNWIQAGAPSWEVEHDVNFIPMDAMLDTIKKHVESLPRFDRASARYFTTTHLYNAGESPETLRAYQLALSKLVNSLSWGSEIVKPVPIDARKTIFYIDLRRYEWDVRNDAWTQIEQEYPYSIEFDSETQAGLLKKLTDLREEMECDVPFVHADWFLATASLPPLYHDILDLPETDRELERELGIDVQRNLQSAPGVRVWRAGLNDSGVSENNRVVERHRFQHGAYWKSYDFAGNVGVQNIIDHPLTFRHDGGEIIFNLPNGLQAYYISDASGSRIDAAPTTIVSNPDERDGIVRNGISCIGCHTEGMKTFEDDVRVVVMRAPESAAKVQALRLYVAKAKMDELLSEDTQTYRRALEATGDVFGGIEPVYRFYKAFENPVDAAHAAAAIGLETETFIAKIREKPSLQRLGLRTLESANGNVKRDAWTSNFSDVVSALNSPENTVRPPTPVDDLKPGDLVSIPDVNLRTAVESALGKPAGTLITAADMARLERLEADEAGIRNLIGLEAATRLERIEFRHNVISDLSPLSGLTRLNNIKLRGNRITDVSPLAKLINVEWMGLEENQITDLSPLKGLVKLNGLGIAGNPVSNVVSLTGLLSLEGIDALRTDVSNFAPLAKLPRLQWLEFGDNASISELPSLKGLKTLRRLVIRDTRISDVSGLEGLGSLTELNLERNVISDVSPLAKLTRLKRLELNGNVISDVSPLAGLTNLEHLNLQNNVISDFSPLKRLSDKISIRTQDNPGFFVQGGPKITGPWLWMLFPGAEFDTFRTADLLARASGGDVTERKIATHGAAAGESVGDSVWISQEVSADDNNINRLLEVLNISKEGNRQYVIYGSITLNSPRAQNTKMFAGSDDNHKVWLNGGLVDEKLGEGWAHDYERSFPVTLKQGKNVLLVAIHEWGGGWAGHFGFAPDAEYTVFAAPEQFSLSTQATQIGINKTFTLQLKTNNITDLAGWQADITFDPNVLKANSVSEGNFLKQKSGRTHFRKGTIDNQKGKIAGISSARISQGGVDGAGTLLSITFTAKAAGETRVALREFQAGSSLGKTILSRSPDTIITVGAPSTASTSTSDASDTGFSLSTDGTPVPFGDTFTLRLSAEKIVDLAGWQTDITFDPDVLEAVEVNEGDFLKTGGEGTFFLRGTIDNQKGEITQISSARLSGGINGTGTLLSVTFTAKAVAETRIRLSNLHAGDSSTAAIPLNVPELVITVDRRAFPAWDVNQDGQVNVLDLIAVAQHLGTAASLNSQADVNGDRTINVLDLIAVAQHLGESSAPAAPSNIAIGSLGLDPATIQAWIAQAQIEDDGSIAFRQAIANLEQLLALFIPEETALLHNYPNPFNPETWIPYHLAEPAEVTIRIYAASGVLVRTLALGYQPAGIYQYRSRAAYWDGKNAVGESVASGVYFFTLTAGDFTATRKMLIRK